In a genomic window of Spirochaetales bacterium:
- the fabF gene encoding beta-ketoacyl-ACP synthase II, with protein sequence MEKRVVITGMGTVNPLGNNVEDFWKNIRNVENGIDRITKFDVSDFPSKVAGIVRDFNPTDRLEKKDVRRNDLFSLFGLYASIEAMENAGLKEGDVDHTRMGVILGNGIGGLETLESDIIKMQSKGSMAVQPLLVPKMISNIGPAVIAIRHNAQGPCYSIVTACSSGADAMGAAMRWIKMGVCDVVISGGTEAPITPVSLAGFCVLQALSTKRNDCPEKASRPFDRDRDGFVVGEGAGILILEELEHAKKRGATIYAEFAGYGISCDAFHLTAPHPDGVGGIAAIKMAIATAGLKPEDIDYINAHGTSTPLNDPTETKAIKAVFGEHAKKLKVSSSKSMTGHLLGGAGGIEAVVTALALHHQYYPATRNLEESDPECDLDYVPNKGYDGTIRAALSNSLGFGGHNGIICLKKYSE encoded by the coding sequence TGTCGAAAACGGGATTGACAGAATCACGAAATTCGATGTATCAGATTTTCCCTCGAAAGTGGCGGGGATTGTCAGGGATTTTAATCCTACGGATCGACTCGAGAAAAAAGACGTGCGCAGAAACGATCTTTTTTCTCTTTTCGGCCTCTATGCGAGTATCGAAGCGATGGAAAACGCCGGCTTAAAAGAAGGGGATGTCGACCATACACGAATGGGGGTGATTTTGGGCAATGGTATCGGGGGGCTCGAAACTCTCGAAAGTGATATCATCAAAATGCAGAGCAAGGGGAGTATGGCGGTGCAACCCCTCCTCGTCCCGAAAATGATCAGTAATATCGGGCCCGCGGTGATTGCAATAAGACATAATGCACAAGGGCCGTGTTATTCGATCGTCACGGCATGTTCGTCCGGGGCGGATGCGATGGGCGCCGCAATGCGCTGGATAAAAATGGGCGTGTGTGATGTGGTCATCTCCGGCGGTACGGAGGCACCGATAACGCCGGTAAGCCTTGCAGGTTTCTGCGTTCTCCAGGCCTTGAGCACAAAGCGAAACGATTGCCCGGAGAAGGCAAGCAGACCGTTTGACAGGGACAGGGACGGATTTGTGGTCGGTGAAGGGGCGGGAATCCTCATTCTCGAGGAACTCGAACACGCAAAAAAACGCGGCGCGACGATATACGCGGAGTTTGCCGGATATGGTATTTCATGTGATGCATTTCATCTCACCGCGCCGCACCCCGACGGCGTAGGCGGCATTGCCGCTATTAAAATGGCGATAGCGACCGCCGGTCTCAAACCAGAGGATATCGATTATATCAATGCCCACGGTACGTCGACCCCCTTGAACGATCCCACGGAAACAAAGGCGATCAAGGCGGTATTCGGTGAACACGCAAAAAAACTGAAAGTATCGTCGTCAAAATCCATGACCGGCCACCTCCTCGGCGGCGCGGGCGGAATCGAGGCAGTCGTTACCGCACTCGCCCTCCATCATCAATATTATCCCGCGACGAGAAATCTTGAAGAATCCGATCCTGAATGCGATCTCGATTATGTCCCCAACAAAGGATACGACGGAACGATACGTGCGGCACTCTCCAATTCTCTCGGTTTTGGAGGGCATAACGGCATCATCTGCCTGAAGAAATACTCGGAATAA